A genome region from Bemisia tabaci chromosome 3, PGI_BMITA_v3 includes the following:
- the LOC140224139 gene encoding uncharacterized protein has product MPEQQQSQGTQNHEVWYNIESLEHPSVKALYRKRLDEKLGDGLSGTTEEQYQFIKDCIHSAAKEALGVHKTSNKYQHPYWWDEEIEDEINLKRQKHLIFLR; this is encoded by the coding sequence atgcctgagcaacagcagagtcagggaacgcaaaatcatgaagtatggtataacatcgaaagtttggagcaccctagtgtcaaggctctgtatcggaaacgcttagatgagaagttgggggatggactctcgggtaccacggaagagcaatatcagttcatcaaagattgtatccactctgcagcgaaagaagccctaggtgttcacaaaaccagtaataaataccagcatccttactggtgggatgaagaaattgaagacgagataaatcttaagaggcaaaaacatcTTATATTTCTGAGATAG